In a genomic window of Pelecanus crispus isolate bPelCri1 chromosome 1, bPelCri1.pri, whole genome shotgun sequence:
- the TUBGCP6 gene encoding gamma-tubulin complex component 6 has product MESITQLFNDLCEAHLTGLPWKVHLGRQKISKRRAKRNLKRVAYNALFINLFQDEAHKLQSNVSRLPVKNKILMLSFNLRVGGLGAQADRLENLVEELETAECLPFNEVNSVLDLLVQLAGTGPPQLVPQKKDYFLNNKYVGRNVKYQGYDYYDVSVFEADIQSLITNEECQFNDTIQKTLQIMEAAPGTGLPAIGLFSQNYPAGDKFEKETRVSLFGALVHSRTYDMDIKLDLPPVPDNADLSGLAIKVPQSIDQSEDEGFQSASNLTPDSQSEPSITPDIDLWDAVLTYGPSKRRCWERIGYPPGKKEEPYLTEAGREAFDKFYKLREGELQLFSNTVLQLPQLVLMKEPELVKDVLNVLIGVVSTTFSLNQAAQTFVIKEGVYVSGTSPETMHSLLSEVAEYGTYYTRLSRFSLQPVLDSSYSKGLVFQAFTSGLRKYLQYYRACVLSTPPTLTLLTISFLFRKLGRQLRKISLYPKDSRESMYLAELCGIGTTALGISGGAGASFPTGVKLLSYLYKEALNNCSNEHYPVLLSLLKTSCEPYTRFIYDWVYSGVFRDVYGEFMIQVNEDYLCFRDKHYWTHGYVLISKEVEDCVPVFLKHIANDVYICGKTINLLKLCCPRHYICWSDIPVPRISVIFSLEELKEIERDCAVYVGRMERIARYSSISKEEKDLRMEIAKQELIVHARETASKVLKAINDRQISERMALDAKKREQFQKLKEQFAKDQERRLAIKQEEIDDDFSYARELREREKRLKALEEELEKKARQELIDHYSKLSDDAARREQRALWKIQRHKLETARLKFLLEDQKRIEEMLEKLPDGNYRRKLDIIPYKQCQLALDKNPVVKDPHSQVSSVKPLHSNETVGRKESEPGLEHGASADKALPMPELTNNNADQHFQPKAAGSESSLRSSEAAYSRLYSADSLPESTVNIGDFLSKPQDEQPVAVGVQGSLLDEAFQNINSDLSETSQVSANQPILRGALEGEDNAPLHQQNEYDFNTVLRPSAAWQGHVRVGENVFDTEYRRPRWNIQGHASDANIRVGEYVPHVDVYQPHSSPYGHSSDSHIKISSYTSEVESSRPRWNIHGHVSEAHIKIGEYASEVEPSRPRWNIHGHASEANIKIGEYVSNVAPTRPRWNIHGHASDANIKIGENVSEVVSARPRWNIHGHASQSHIKIGELVSDTEPLKSRWSPFGHASQSSIQIGKWAPSTENDPIPHRKTISGPSSDSTVQTLLYSEELSPGEGSRKEAKMSHVKEETLPQSQSSDSVPVFSDANIKDDKKENITEEKREVIADVVNKDPSPDSSQSLQAEEPEKAIPKDTVPQETSFSEANAPKTKEKEGGEEDTWKKEQAYLKALSDQYCIEKYQDSYDLMSELPVSHLLHHVIPRSYTFPVDPTVQSATDETAVQLSELLSLPVLMKRSITAPLVSHVSLVNKAIVDYYFVELNVEKHFEALRHFLLMEDGEFAQSLSDLLFEKLGSGQTPGELLNPLVLNSILNKALQYSLHGDTQLASNLSFALKYLPEVFKPNAPDALSCLELRYKVDWPLNIVITESCMNKYNKIFSFLLQLKHMVWTLKDVWFHLKRTALVSHASNSVQFRQLQLYKHEMQHFVKVIQGYIANQILHVTWCEFGNKLSSVGNLEEIHRTHAEYLNKAIFRGLLTEKAAPVMNIIHSIFSLILKFRSQLISQSWSFDAGKQMAVHPNFGLMQQSYNTFKYYSHFLFKGCPKMVSKDQNQIFQDELEWLLPNSTGSQNTTGSHLSPYYEIYGCFMDRD; this is encoded by the exons ATGGAGAGCATCACGCAGTTGTTCAATGATTTGTGTGAAGCACACTTGACGGGTTTGCCATGGAAGGTCCACCTGGGCAGGCAGAAGATCAGCAAGAGAAGGGCTAAGCGAAATCTGAAAAGGGTTGCTTATAATGCCCTGTTCATAAACCTTTTTCAAGATGAGGCTCATAAGCTGCAATCAAACGTTTCCAGGCttccagtgaaaaacaaaattttgatGCTGTCTTTCAACTTGAGAGTTGGTGGCCTAGGTGCTCAAGCGGATAGACTGGAGAATCTTGTGGAGGAACTGGAAACAGCTGAATGCTTACCTTTTAATGAAGTTAATTCTGTCTTGGATCTCTTAGTACAGCTGGCTGGAACAGGTCCTCCTCAGCTTGTACCACAAAAAAAGGACTATTTTCTGAACAACAAATACGTTGGGAGAAATGTCAAGTATCAAGGTTATGATTATTATGATGTAAGTGTATTTGAAGCTGATATACAATCTCTAATAACAAACGAAGAATGTCAGTTCAACGACACAATTCAAAAGACGCTTCAGATCATGGAGGCTGCGCCTGGCACTGGACTCCCTGCCATAGGGTTGTTCTCACAGAACTATCCTGCAGGTGACAAGTTTGAGAAAGAAACACGGGTCTCGCTCTTTGGTGCTCTTGTCCATAGCCGTACGTATGATATGGACATCAAGCTGGATTTACCACCAGTGCCTGACAACGCAGATTTGTCCGGACTTGCAATTAAA GTTCCCCAAAGTATAGACCAGTCAGAAGATGAGGGATTCCAGTCAGCATCCAATCTGACTCCCGATTCTCAGTCAGAGCCAAGCATCACTCCAGACATAGACTTGTGGGATGCAGTGCTTACGTATGGACCCAGCAAACGAAGATGTTGGGAAAGAATTGGATA CCCACCTGGTAAAAAAGAGGAACCATATCTTACTGAAGCTGGGAGAGAAGCTTTTGACAAATTTTACAAACTTCGAGAAGGGGAGTTGCAGCTGTTCAGTAATACTGTACTTCAGCTTCCACAGCTTGTGCTAATGAAAGAACCTGAACTGGTGAAGGATGTCTTGAATGTCCTCATTGGTGTGGTATCCACTACATTTTCACTCAATCAG GCTGCTCAGACGTTTGTGATAAAGGAGGGGGTATATGTATCTGGAACTTCACCAGAGACAATGCACAGCCTACTCTCGGAAGTTGCAGAGTATGGAACCTATTACACACGACTAAGTCGTTTTTCTCTTCAGCCAGTTTTAGATTCTTCATACAGCAAAGGACTTGTGTTTCAG GCATTCACAAGTGGGCTCAGAAAGTATCTTCAATATTACCGAGCCTGTGTTTTGTCAACACCTCCTACTTTAACTCTTCTAACAATCagctttctcttcagaaaattaGGTCGTCAGTTGAG aaagatttctttataTCCAAAAGATTCTAGGGAAAGCAT GTATTTAGCTGAACTTTGTGGCATAGGAACAACAGCGCTGGGGATCAGTGGTGGAGCTGGTGCTTCATTTCCTACG GGTGTTAAATTGCTTTCATATCTGTACAAAGAGGCTCTCAACAACTGTAGCAATGAGCATTATCCAGTTCTTCTGTCTTTGTTGAAGACAAGCTGCGAACCGTACACAAG atttatcTATGATTGGGTATACAGCGGTGTATTCAGAGACGTTTATGGAGAATTTATGATCCAGGTGAATGAGGATTATCTTTGTTTCAGAG ATAAACATTACTGGACTCATGGCTACGTTTTGATTTCAAAAGAAGTAGAAGATTGTGTCCCTGTGTTTCTTAAACATATTGCTAATGATGTATACATATGCGGGAAAACCATAAATTTGCTGAAATTGTGCTGTCCTAGG cattATATATGTTGGTCAGATATACCTGTTCCCCggatttcagttattttttcgCTTGAGGAGCTGAAAGAAATAGAGAGAGATTGTGCAGTGTATGTAGGTCGAATGGAAAGAATTGCCCGATACAGTTCCATaagcaaggaggaaaag gatttGCGCATGGAAATAGCCAAACAAGAATTAATCGTTCATGCTCGAGAAACTGCTAGTAAAGTACTAAAAGCCATTAATG aTCGACAAATATCAGAACGAATGGCTTTGGATGCAAAGAAACGGGAACAgtttcagaaactgaaagagCAATTTGCAAAAGACCAAGAG cGTCGCCTTGCAATAAAGCAAGAAGAGATTGATGATGATTTCAGCTATGCCCGAGagctcagagagagagaaaaaagactgaaagcTTTAGaagaagaactggaaaaaaaggcaag GCAGGAATTAATTGACCATTATAGCAAACTTTCTGATGATGCAGCCCGTAGGGAACAAAGAGCGTTATGGAAAATCCAGCGACACAAGTTGGAAACAGCCCGTCTTAAGTTTCTGTTAGAAGATCAGAAACGCATCGAG GAAATGCTTGAAAAACTTCCAGATGGAAACTACAGGAGAAAATTGGATATTATTCCTTATAAACAGtgccagctggctttagataaAAACCCTGTTGTGAAAGATCCACATTCACAG gTGTCTTCTGTGAAACCTCTGCATTCTAATGAGACAGTTGGCAGAAAAGAATCTGAGCCTGGACTGGAACATGGAGCTTCTGCTGACAAAGCACTGCCCATGCCAGAGCTGACAAATAATAATGCTGATCAGCATTTTCAGCCTAAAGCAGCAGGATCTGAAAGCAGTCTCCGAAGTTCAGAAGCAGCATACAGTCGTCTATACAGTGCTGATTCCTTGCCTGAATCCACTGTGAATATAGGAGATTTCTTATCAAAGCCACAAGATGAGCAACCTGTTGCCGTTGGCGTACAAGGATCTTTGCTAGATGAAGCATTCCAAAATATTAACTCAGATCTTTCTGAGACTTCTCAAGTAAGTGCAAATCAGCCTATCTTGAGAGGAGCATTGGAAGGAGAAGACAATGCACCATTGCATCAGCAAAATGAGTATGATTTTAATACAGTTCTCAGACCATCTGCAGCTTGGCAGGGACATGTTAGAGTTggagaaaatgtatttgataCGGAGTACAGAAGGCCTCGGTGGAATATTCAGGGACATGCATCTGATGCCAACATTAGAGTGGGAGAATATGTACCTCATGTGGATGTGTACCAGCCACATTCAAGCCCTTACGGGCATTCTTCAGACTCCCATATAAAAATCAGCAGCTATACTTCTGAAGTTGAATCCAGCCGACCCCGATGGAATATTCATGGGCATGTTTCTGAAGCTCATATTAAAATTGGGGAGTATGCTTCAGAAGTAGAGCCCTCAAGGCCTAGGTGGAACATTCACGGACATGCTTCGGAAGCCAATATTAAGATTGGAGAGTATGTGTCAAATGTAGCTCCTACAAGGCCTCGATGGAACATCCATGGTCATGCATCTGATGCCAACATCAAGATTGGTGAAAACGTGTCAGAGGTGGTCTCAGCTAGACCTCGTTGGAACATCCATGGGCATGCTTCACAGTCGCACATCAAAATTGGAGAACTGGTTTCAGATACAGAGCCTTTGAAATCTCGTTGGAGCCCGTTTGGTCACGCATCCCAGTCAAGCATCCAAATAGGGAAGTGGGCCCCATCTACAGAAAATGATCCAATACCTCATCGTAAAACCATTTCAGGTCCTTCATCTGACTCCACAGTTCAGACACTTCTGTACAGTGAAGAATTATCACCTGGTGAagggagcagaaaggaagcaaaaatgtCACACGTTAAGGAAGAGACTTTGCCACAGTCGCAATCATCTGACAGTGTTCCAGTCTTTTCTGATGCTAATattaaagatgacaaaaaagaaaatataacgGAAGAGAAACgagaag TAATTGCAGATGTGGTCAACAAGGACCCTTCTCCAGATTCCTCACAGAGCTTACAG gcAGAAGAACCTGAAAAAGCAATTCCAAAAGATACTGTGCCTCAGgaaacttcattttctgaagctaATGCTCCCAAGActaaggagaaagaagggggagaggaagatACATGGAAGAAAGAACAAGCTTATTTGAAAGCCTTATCGGATCAGTATTGTATTGAAAAATATCAAGATAGTTATGATTTGATGT cagAACTACCAGTTTCTCATCTCTTGCATCATGTGATACCAAGATCGTACACTTTTCCTGTGGATCCTACGGTACAGTCAGCAACAGATGAAACAGCTGTACAGCTGAGTGAGCTCTTATCTCTGCCAGTGCTGATGAAACGTTCCATTACTGCTCCACTTGTATCTCA TGTTTCTCTTGTGAACAAAGCAATAGTTGATTACTACTTTGTGGAACTGAATGTAGAGAAGCATTTTGAAGCACTGAGACACTTTTTGTTAATGGAAGACGGGGAGTTTGCTCAGTCACTCAGTGACCTGTTGTTTGAGAAG CTTGGATCAGGACAAACACCTGGTGAATTGCTGAACCCACTGGTTCTTAATTCTATCCTAAATAAAGCATTACAGTACAGCCTTCATGGTGACACCCAGCTTGCTTCCAATCTCTCTTTTGCCCTCAAGTACCTTCCAGAAGTGTTCAAGCCCAATGCGCCTGATGCTCTGAGTTGCTTAGAGCTAAGGTACAAG GTTGATTGGCCTCTGAACATTGTCATTACTGAGAGCTGCATGAATAAATACAACAAGATCTTCTCCtttttgcttcagctgaagCACATGGTGTGGACTCTCAAGGATGTTTGGTTTCACTTAAAACGCACTG ctttagTGAGTCATGCATCAAATTCCGTTCAGTTTCGACAGCTCCAACTGTATAAAcatgaaatgcagcattttgtgAAAGTTATTCAAGGTTACATTGCTAACCAGATTCTTCATGTTACATGGTGTGAATTTGGAAACAAACTGTCTTCTGTAGGCAACCTGGAAGAAATTCACAGAACACATGCTGAATACCTCAACAAAGCAATCTTCAG GGGTCTGTTGACAGAGAAGGCAGCCCCGGTGATGAACATTATACACAGCATCTTCAGCCTCATTTTGAAGTTCCGCAGCCAGCTGATCTCTCAGTCATGGAGCTTCGATGCAGGGAAGCAAATGGCTGTTCATCCCAACTTTGGTCTGATGCAGCAGTCATACAATACCTTCAAGTATTACTCCCACTTCTTATTCAAAG gGTGTCCAAAAATGGTGTCAAAGGACCAAAACCAGATATTTCAGGATGAGTTAGAATGGCTGCTTCCAAATTCTACAGGAAGTCAGAACACCACTGGGAGCCACCTAAGCCCATACTACGAGATCTATGGTTGCTTCATGGACAGAGATTAA